GACAGTCTGTTTCTTGCTGCTAGCCAAGTCACAAAAGCGTATTTTGGAGTTGCTTGGGGAAACCAAATCCCTTTCGACCAAGCACAATGCTCACCCACTCTCCTTAACAACGACCAAGTTTCATGGGTTGAGAATTTCTCTTTAAACCCAGCTTTCTGTCTCCACAAGCTCACATCTTCCACATCCTGTCTTAGCCTCTGTTTCACCCTCATTAACTCTGCTTCTATTTCTATCAGAACAGGGGAACGatgtcttgttcttcttcttgagatCATAAAAGCTTCCTCTACCGTGGCATCTCTTCTGATACCAAGATCAACAAACCCACGTTCACCTAAAATATGAATAAGAGCACCTCTATCAAACCAGCTATCAAACCAGAATGAAGTTTTCCTCCCATTGCCCAAAGCTTTTCGGTGGAAAGATCTTGCTACTTCTCTCATTTTTAACATCTTCCTCCACATCCAAGAGCCTACTTGAGTTTTCTCTTTTATCTCCCAGAAGCTTCTCCGTTTTAGTAAGTTTTCTTCAATCCATTTACCCCACAAAGAAATCCCTGAAAGCATTCTCCAAATAAGTTTCAACACATTTACAGAGTTAACTTCCTTTAGGTTTCTGATTCCCAAGCCTCCTTCACTCTTTAGCTGACATATACTACTCCAAGCGACTTTTGAACAAATGTCTAATGTggttgaaatttttaaacaaaagtgaagagtataaacttaagtatatagaggatttaccgaaaaccaatatttttgaaggggttaacccacggattttgaaaaaatttcaaaaatacgaAATcaggttttagtgtatagtttcatctagCACCGACTTAAGATGACGgccaaagagtttagaacctctgttgtctccgtttctctagataatgaagattttataattctaattccaataatttaggcagtatatgaaattttagtaaactaaatattaaaaacttagaatgattcctatataccatgaaagatagtttagaacacattaattaaaatgtcgaatatggtttgaaatttttaaacaaaagtaaagagtataaacttcagtatatataaaatttaccgaaaactcattatattagaaggggttaacctacggattttggaaaattttcaaaaatatgaaaatctggctTTAGTGTATAGTGTCATcgagaactaacataagatgatggtcaaagagtttagaacctttgtagtctccgtttctctagataatgaagattttataatgctaattccattgatctagataatatatgaaattttaccaaactaaatattaaaaaattagaatgattcctatataccatgaaagatagtttagaatacattaattgtAGTGTAgaatttggtttaaaatttttaaacaaaagtgaagaatataaacaacagtatatagagcatttaccgaaaacttattattttagaaggggttaacccatggattttagaaaagtttcaaaaatatgaaaatctggttttagtgtatagtttattccagcactaacataatatgatggtcaaagagtttagcaCCTCTGCTGTCTtagtttctctagataatgaagattttataatgataattccagTAATCTAATTAGTAtgtgaaattttagtaaactaaatattaaaaaatagaatgattcctatataccataaaagatagtttagaatatattaattcaaatgtcaaatgtggtttgaaaattttaaacaaaagtaaagagtataaacttcagaatatagagcatttaccgaaaactcattattttagaagagatTAACcataaaatatggttttagtgtatagtttcttcGAGCACtaatgatggtcaaagagtttagcaCCTCTGTTGTCTTAGTTTCTCTAGATAaggaagattttataatgctaattccactaatctaatTAGTATGtcaaattttagtaaactaaatattaaaaaattagaatgattcctatatatcatgaaagatagtttagaatacattttcgaatgtggtttgaaaattttaaacaaaagtaaggAGTATAAACTTCactatatagagcatttaccgaaaactcattattttagaagggattAACcataaaatatggttttagtgtatagtttcttcGAGCACTAATGATGGTCAAAAAGTTTAGCACCTATGTTGTCTtagtttctctagataatgaagattttataatgctattCCACTAATCTAATTAGTATGtcaaattttagtaaactaaatattaaaaaattagaatgattcctatataccatgaaagatagtttagaatacattaattcaaatgtcgaatgtggtttgaaagttttaaacaaaagtaaggAGTATAAACTTCACTAtgtagagcatttaccgaactCATTACTTTAGAAGAGGTTAACcaacggattttggaaaattttcaaaaatttgaaaatctggctttagtgtatagtttcatcgagaactaacataagatgatggtcaaagagtttagaacctctgttgtctctgtttctctagataatgaagattttataatgctaattcaaatatcctatgcagtatatgaaattttaccaaactaagttttaaaatatcCGTAATGACATTAAGTTTCTCTCCCAGGCACAACTTTCGATATTGGTCCTTCGAAAGTTGACTTCACAGTGATACCTGCTTTAACCGTCGGTTAATTCCCTCCCCTCCTTCTGAGTTACTGCAAAATCCCCTGCTATTTTCAAGTTCTTACCCCTTTTAGAAGTAACCACTGGATATTTACCTTTTCTGAGCAAAAATCCACCGGGTTCTCCCCCGACTTTAGTCGGAGGGCCGCCGCTCCTCCTCAGCCATGTCTCCGGTAAGCTTCTCTCCATGGTCGGATGTGTTTATGCTAACGGTAACCCATCTTCTTGCTATGTCTTTGTCTCTCAGCAATGAACTTTCTTCAGATACCTGCGCAAGGATCTGACTGAACATAGTAAAGTTGCTTCATTTGTTACTTTTTAGAGATCTCTCTAAGAACTTTCTCACGGAAACATGTTGAACCATTCCTCTGATTATCACGCTTCAAACCTAATCCTCCAGTATGTCTCGTCGACTCTCATCTGCGGAAAAGGGTAAAGGACTCCAAAGACCAAACTCACCACCGCGACTAGGAAGAGTGAAGCTCCCAGACTATGACACATCTGAACTGAGGCGAAAACATGAACTCACACTCATCGGCAGAGCCACCAACCCTAGTGCTCAGAGAATGTGGTCTCTTATACCATTCTTTGCTGACCACTGGAAGTGTAAGTCTAGACCTTTTGGAGCTGACCTGGGGCAAGGAAAATTTCAATTCCAGTTTGAGAACCTAGAAGATTTACAATCGGTCCTCGACAATGGACCGTACCACTTCGCGAAATGGATGATCATTATCCAGCGATGGGAACCAAGCCTATCTCCAGACTTCCCATCCCAGATCCCTTTCTGGATCCAAGTGCAAGGAGTGCCTGTCCATCTATGGGATGAAGCTGTTCTGAGGGGCATCGGAGCTGACATTGGAACCTTTGATACTTGGGAAATCACACCCTCAAAGGCAAGATTCAGAGCATACATTAATGGCCTCCGCCCCCTAGTCTTCAAATCTACTTTAGAGTATGGAAATGGAGATGAAGTCGTAGCCTCTCTTCTCTACGAAAAGCTTGAGAAACACAGCAAGATATGCTGCAGACTAGATCATGAAAAAGACGACTGCCCTCTTAACAAAGACAAGCAGAACACCAAACACGAGACCAACCTGCAACGACAAGCacaaagaaaagagattagTCTCTCATCAACTCGTACATCTACAGCTAAACAATTGGCTAGAGACTCAGCTCCTTACCAACCTTCTGGCTTCATGAGGGATGCAAGGAGATCTGATTATGCACGTCATCCACCTCCAGTTCGCGAACACTCAAATGTTACAAGATCCTCTAACGATAGTGGCAGATCTCACCATACCCCATCTAGGGCCAGATACGAAGTATCACGTTCTCACTCTTCCTTCCCTCGACAGAGATATGAACAGAACCATGTCGAGTCAAGATGGGTTGATACATGCAGAAGATTGAACCCTGCTCAATCTCAtcacaaagacataaatccatACGGAAGTTTCATTGAAGACAGAAGAAATTCCTTAGACAAAAGAGGCTATAGCTCCAACCACGATGAGATAATTGGAGAAAGACCTGATACATCCTCCTTCCGCTCGCCCGTACCTACTGCTCAACCTACCTTAACCCTCAACGAGGCTCGAGATGAGATAAGGGAAGTCATGCTTCAGTATACACGTTGTGCTGACCCCTCTGAAAGTGCTGCAAGAAAAGAAAGAATGcggttagcagaagaaagaggAGAACCGGAGGAGAATGCTAGAATTATGGTTGCAGCAAACGCTATTAATGCAGCTTTATTAAATGCGGAATCTCTTAATGCTAATGCATCTAATATGGTTGAGAATCATAATGTCTCTCCACCTATCAGCCCTGCCAGACTGCCAGCTCTAGCACGCCTAGGACCTATAGCAACTCCCCCTACAGATGCAATTAATCAATCTCAAGAACGCATCCCTGTAAAGAAAAGATTGGGACGGCCccctctctcaaagaacaaacCAAAGCCACTGGCTGCGAAAACTGGAGCTGGCTCAGGTATCAAAAAGCGAAGGACTCCAATTCGCACATCTCCTAAAAGAAGAAGCCCTACAACATCCTCGTCTAGAGGGGGAGTAGCCAGAAGAGCAGCACCCTAAACCAGACAGCTAACGCAGCAGGAAGCAGAACAGCAACAAGCTCTCAGCCCCAAACCACGATCATCCCTGCTATCGTAAAAAGGAAGGTGGATTTTCAAAATCCGCCCGATCCAGTTCCTTAAAAGTGATTAGCTGGAACTGGCGAGGCCTGGAGAATACCTCGACAGTCCAGAACCTGAAGGAGATGCACAAGTTGTTCTCTCTTGATATCCTGTTCCTCTCGGAGACAAAGAACTCCAATGACTTTGTCCTTCGAAAGTGCGCTTCATTGGGCTACAAGAACTCTATCATGATCGATCCACAAGGGCATGGGAGTGGAGGTCTAGCTCTCTTTTGGAAACAAAACATCAATCTCAATGTAACAGACTCTTGTAAGAACTTTATCAATGCTGATATCTgctatgaaaataaaagttttcGAGCCTCATTTGTATATGGAGATCCAGAACCGGCCAAAAGATGTGAAGTTTGGTCTAAACTCACTCAACTAACCTTGGAGAATGAGGAGCCTTGGTTCCTCATTGGTGATTTCAATGATATTATCAATAACCAAGAGAAAACAGGAGGCAGAGAACGTTCTGAAGGCTCCTTAGCTGACTTCCGAACATTTCTAGCAGAGTGTGACCTCTATGATCTCCCCATACTGGTGATTATTTATCATGGAGGGGAGTACGAGGTGATGATGTTGTGCGGTGCCGACTGGACAGAGCTATGGCAAACAGCCAGTGGTTTCGATCTCTTCCATTCAGGCAGTGTTGAATACCTAAAATATGAAGGTTCTGACCACCGGCCTATTGTAGCATGCTTTGacttaacaaaaaagaaaggcAAATGACTCTTTAGGTTTGATCGACGACTGAATGAAAACCCTGAAATCAAAGTCTTGGTTGAAGAAACATGGAGGAAGGCGGGTAATAGCTCTGTTCAGTCTAAAATCAAGCAAACCCGTAGTGCAATAGTCATATGGAACAAggagaaacaaagaaataacAAAATCCTCATCAAC
This genomic stretch from Raphanus sativus cultivar WK10039 chromosome 3, ASM80110v3, whole genome shotgun sequence harbors:
- the LOC108829831 gene encoding uncharacterized protein LOC108829831, with amino-acid sequence MREVARSFHRKALGNGRKTSFWFDSWFDRGALIHILGERGFVDLGIRRDATVEEAFMISRRRTRHRSPVLIEIEAELMRVKQRLRQDVEDVSLWRQKAGFKEKFSTHETWSLLRRVGEHCAWSKGIWFPQATPKYAFVTWLAARNRLSTMDRVSNWTQGVDEVCVLCKTEMETRSHLFFSCSYSSQVWEFLTKGILGDDYSSDWSAIIAIVADGRFEKKKQFCLPYAFQASVHAIWRERNRIRHEEKPKPIAVVKKLVDKGIRNKLSLLRTRD